One stretch of Deltaproteobacteria bacterium DNA includes these proteins:
- a CDS encoding HAMP domain-containing histidine kinase → MAALAALAFALRGRLIRERANADALRRAFEARLWEDCTEQFDTRDPQLLGLRRLGHDVNNALSAALLSSQLFFDATRADSPSADGRADLATSAEQMIDALKRLKALIESERKPRANPTPSSDLLRAVELPQAIADCAERARERHPRIRLVVREPDPDARGLRVSVCCGGEGFTRALDALLENACQGSGVQPSGQVELRVSVRHEVDVAALEIADDGPGFTPAELEMPIEAFRTSKPGALGLGLYTAERIARASGGSLRRENRESGGAVVRLFLPLAEPPAASQ, encoded by the coding sequence GTGGCTGCGCTTGCTGCGCTGGCGTTCGCGCTTCGCGGCCGACTGATCCGCGAGCGCGCGAACGCCGATGCGCTGCGCCGCGCGTTCGAGGCCCGTCTCTGGGAGGACTGCACGGAGCAGTTCGACACCCGCGACCCCCAGCTTCTCGGGCTGCGGCGGCTGGGCCACGACGTGAACAACGCGCTCTCCGCCGCGCTGCTCTCGAGCCAGCTCTTCTTCGACGCGACCCGCGCGGATTCGCCTTCCGCCGACGGCCGCGCGGATCTCGCGACCTCGGCGGAGCAGATGATCGACGCGCTGAAGCGCCTGAAGGCGCTGATCGAGAGCGAGCGAAAGCCGCGCGCGAACCCGACACCGAGCTCGGATCTGCTCCGAGCCGTCGAGCTGCCGCAGGCCATCGCGGACTGCGCCGAGCGCGCGCGCGAGCGGCACCCGCGGATCCGGCTCGTGGTTCGCGAGCCGGATCCGGACGCCCGCGGCCTGCGCGTGTCCGTCTGCTGCGGCGGCGAAGGCTTCACGCGCGCGCTCGACGCCCTGCTCGAGAACGCCTGCCAGGGGAGCGGAGTCCAGCCGAGTGGACAGGTCGAGCTCCGCGTGAGCGTGCGCCACGAGGTGGACGTCGCTGCGCTCGAGATCGCCGACGATGGCCCCGGCTTCACGCCCGCGGAGCTCGAGATGCCGATCGAGGCCTTCAGGACCTCCAAGCCCGGGGCGCTCGGCCTCGGCCTCTACACCGCGGAGCGTATTGCGCGGGCGAGCGGCGGCTCGCTCCGGCGCGAGAACCGTGAGTCGGGTGGCGCCGTCGTACGGCTCTTCCTGCCGCTCGCCGAGCCGCCCGCAGCCTCTCAGTAG
- a CDS encoding sigma-54-dependent Fis family transcriptional regulator, with the protein MSRILVADDEPSIRLVLRDALEGAGHEVVEAADGNVARALLSAQPIDLALLDLRMPGPSGLELLDELRSRGADAPPVVIMTAQNTFENAVEAMKRGAFDYLTKPFELPQLEALIEKVRQQRSLRGEVTALRRRVGEAFRSGEVLVGRTPAMLELFKTIGRVAASDAAVLILGESGTGKEVVARAIHYHSRRREGPFVAVNMTALPSELIEAELFGHERGAYTGAVESRVGRFREAQGGTLLLDEIGDLPLPLQAKLLRVLQERVVSPLGGRQAIPIDVRILASTHRDLEALVREGRFREDLYFRLNVVPLRVAPLRERKADIPHLVAHFVERFADELGVPRRWPGEAALARLQSRSWPGNVRELENAIKRALVLAAGPVLTPDDIDQATAASQAPATSDWAELARRELVLRFASGPEAGEEDGARGPYWSFVSRLERAIIREALAHSRGNRIQAARLLGINRNTLSKKIAELEIGTPDGGDTES; encoded by the coding sequence ATGAGCCGGATCCTGGTCGCGGACGACGAGCCCTCGATCCGACTGGTGCTTCGCGACGCGCTCGAGGGCGCCGGGCACGAGGTCGTCGAGGCTGCCGACGGAAACGTGGCGCGCGCGCTGCTCTCCGCGCAGCCGATCGACCTTGCGCTGCTCGACCTGCGCATGCCGGGGCCGTCCGGACTCGAGCTGCTGGACGAGCTGCGAAGTCGCGGCGCGGACGCTCCGCCGGTGGTGATCATGACCGCGCAGAACACCTTCGAGAACGCCGTCGAGGCGATGAAGCGCGGCGCGTTCGACTACCTGACCAAGCCGTTCGAGCTGCCGCAGCTCGAAGCGCTGATCGAGAAGGTGCGCCAGCAGCGCAGCCTGCGCGGCGAGGTGACGGCGCTGCGGCGCAGGGTGGGCGAGGCGTTCCGCAGCGGCGAGGTCCTGGTCGGCCGCACCCCCGCGATGCTCGAGCTCTTCAAGACGATCGGCCGCGTGGCGGCGAGCGACGCCGCGGTGCTGATCCTGGGCGAGAGCGGCACCGGCAAGGAAGTCGTCGCGCGCGCGATCCACTACCACTCGCGCCGGCGCGAGGGACCGTTCGTGGCGGTGAACATGACCGCGCTCCCCTCCGAGCTGATCGAGGCCGAGCTCTTCGGACACGAGCGCGGGGCCTACACCGGCGCGGTCGAGTCGCGCGTCGGACGCTTCCGCGAGGCCCAGGGCGGCACGCTCCTGCTCGACGAGATCGGGGACCTGCCGCTGCCGCTGCAGGCGAAGCTGCTGCGCGTGCTGCAGGAGCGCGTGGTGAGCCCGCTCGGCGGCCGGCAGGCGATTCCGATCGACGTGCGCATCCTCGCATCGACGCACCGCGACCTGGAGGCGCTCGTGCGCGAGGGGCGCTTCCGCGAAGATCTGTACTTCCGGCTGAACGTGGTTCCGCTGCGCGTGGCCCCGCTGCGCGAGCGCAAGGCCGACATCCCGCACCTGGTCGCCCATTTCGTCGAGCGCTTCGCGGACGAGCTCGGCGTGCCGCGCCGCTGGCCCGGCGAGGCTGCGCTGGCGCGGCTGCAGAGCCGCTCCTGGCCGGGAAACGTTCGCGAGCTCGAGAACGCGATCAAGCGCGCGCTGGTGCTCGCCGCGGGTCCCGTGCTCACGCCCGACGACATCGATCAGGCGACCGCCGCCTCTCAGGCTCCGGCGACATCGGACTGGGCGGAGCTCGCCCGGCGCGAGCTCGTCTTGCGCTTCGCCTCGGGGCCGGAGGCCGGGGAGGAGGACGGAGCCCGCGGGCCCTACTGGAGCTTCGTCTCGCGCCTGGAGCGCGCGATCATCCGCGAGGCGCTGGCGCACTCGCGCGGCAACCGGATCCAGGCCGCGCGGCTGCTCGGCATCAACCGCAATACGCTGAGCAAGAAGATCGCCGAGCTCGAGATCGGAACGCCGGACGGGGGCGACACCGAATCGTGA
- a CDS encoding NupC/NupG family nucleoside CNT transporter, whose product MGRSCSDHPPGEASPLERAAGLLGIVCLLAIAWAASTDRKRVQWRPIGIALLLQLAIALIVLRTRFGAEFFTLVNDGAASFIRASNVGIEFVFGAWPESVLGPDGQALRLPYVFAIRVLPIIVFMSSVFAVLQHFGILQRVVEVLALGLRRTLRTSGAESLAAIAEIFLGMTEAPLMIRPYVPGLTRSELFCVMTAGLATVAGSVLVAYMGMLGPEYAGHLVAASFMAAPAAILIAKIMVPEDGEPESRAAAHLDIPRTTVNAIDAAASGAADGVRLALNIGGMLVAFVAIVHVANAALGWTGAWIGVAGLSFERILGVALAPLAFVLGVPWRDAATVGEMLGVKTVLNEFIAFQMLADARAGLDPRSIVIASYALCGFANFGSLAIQIGGLGGIAPERRGDVARDALRALCAGSLASFLTAAVAGLVY is encoded by the coding sequence TTGGGGCGCTCCTGCTCGGATCACCCCCCGGGAGAAGCTAGCCCGTTGGAACGCGCCGCTGGTCTGCTCGGGATCGTCTGCTTGCTCGCGATCGCCTGGGCCGCGTCGACCGACCGCAAGCGCGTGCAGTGGCGCCCGATCGGGATTGCGCTCCTGCTCCAGCTCGCGATCGCGCTGATCGTGCTGCGCACCCGGTTCGGCGCGGAATTCTTCACGCTCGTGAACGACGGCGCCGCCTCGTTCATCCGCGCCTCGAACGTGGGCATCGAGTTCGTCTTCGGCGCCTGGCCCGAGTCGGTGCTCGGACCCGACGGACAGGCGCTGCGGCTTCCGTACGTGTTCGCGATCCGCGTGCTGCCGATCATCGTCTTCATGAGCAGCGTCTTCGCGGTGCTGCAGCACTTCGGGATCCTGCAGCGGGTGGTCGAGGTGCTCGCGCTCGGCCTGCGCCGGACGCTTCGCACCAGCGGCGCGGAGTCGCTCGCCGCGATCGCCGAGATCTTCCTGGGCATGACCGAGGCGCCGCTGATGATCCGGCCGTACGTGCCGGGGCTCACCCGGAGCGAGCTGTTCTGCGTGATGACGGCGGGCCTGGCGACGGTCGCAGGATCGGTGCTGGTCGCCTACATGGGCATGCTCGGGCCCGAGTACGCCGGGCACCTGGTAGCGGCGAGCTTCATGGCCGCGCCCGCCGCGATCCTGATCGCGAAGATCATGGTGCCCGAAGACGGCGAGCCCGAGAGCCGCGCGGCGGCGCACCTCGACATCCCGCGCACGACCGTGAACGCGATCGACGCGGCCGCGAGCGGCGCCGCCGACGGCGTCCGGCTCGCGCTCAACATCGGCGGAATGCTCGTCGCGTTCGTGGCGATCGTGCACGTCGCCAACGCCGCGCTCGGCTGGACCGGGGCGTGGATCGGCGTTGCCGGGCTCTCGTTCGAGCGGATCCTCGGCGTTGCTCTCGCACCGCTCGCGTTCGTGCTCGGGGTGCCCTGGCGCGACGCCGCCACGGTCGGCGAGATGCTGGGCGTGAAGACGGTTCTGAACGAGTTCATCGCCTTCCAGATGCTCGCCGACGCCAGGGCCGGGCTCGACCCGCGCTCGATCGTGATCGCGAGCTACGCGCTCTGCGGCTTCGCGAACTTCGGCTCGCTCGCGATCCAGATCGGCGGTCTCGGCGGGATCGCGCCGGAGCGCCGCGGAGACGTGGCACGCGACGCGCTTCGCGCGCTCTGCGCGGGGTCGCTCGCGAGCTTTCTGACCGCCGCGGTCGCGGGCCTGGTCTACTGA
- a CDS encoding PAS domain-containing protein has translation MEESLRRLDDILGSLRVGILAIDADARVELENPEASRILGQSAVSALGRPLRDVLGEKHPATRLLETALRDRRTVSEHGCLVPDRLGGRPLVVDLAASPLGSGGELSGAVLSLGDRTIGLELEDLIGQRARAELFAQLAAGIAHELRNPLSGIRGAAELLLAKLGDAALLRYPELIRAESDRMRRLLDDLAELTRGGDLRPRRANLHRVIDDLVELHGRAESWTGIKISREYDPSIPEFEFDPDRTTQVLLNLVRNAAQAMNGKGTLTLRTRIESAYHLERVGPERARLVRIDVEDTGPGIPDEDLPLLFTPFFTRRSGGTGLGLAIAQHWTVKQGGRIVVTSRVGMGTRMRVELPLRRPA, from the coding sequence ATGGAAGAATCCCTCCGACGCCTCGACGACATCCTCGGCTCGCTCCGGGTGGGCATCCTCGCGATCGATGCCGACGCCCGCGTCGAGCTCGAGAACCCGGAGGCGAGCCGGATCCTGGGTCAGTCGGCCGTCTCCGCCCTGGGCCGGCCGCTTCGCGACGTGCTCGGCGAGAAGCACCCGGCGACGCGGCTGCTCGAGACCGCGCTCCGGGACCGGCGCACCGTCTCCGAGCACGGCTGTCTGGTGCCGGACCGTCTCGGCGGGCGCCCGCTCGTGGTCGACCTGGCCGCTTCGCCGCTCGGCAGCGGCGGCGAGCTCTCGGGCGCGGTGCTCTCGCTTGGCGACCGAACGATCGGCCTCGAGCTCGAGGACCTGATCGGCCAGCGCGCGCGCGCGGAGCTCTTCGCGCAGCTCGCGGCCGGCATCGCGCACGAGCTGCGCAACCCGCTCTCGGGCATTCGCGGCGCCGCGGAGCTGCTCCTGGCCAAGCTCGGCGACGCGGCCCTGCTGCGCTACCCGGAGCTGATCCGCGCCGAGAGCGACCGCATGCGCCGTCTGCTCGACGACCTGGCGGAGCTCACCCGCGGCGGCGATCTGCGCCCGAGGCGCGCGAACCTGCACCGCGTGATCGACGACCTGGTCGAGCTGCACGGCCGCGCCGAGAGCTGGACCGGCATCAAGATCTCGCGCGAGTACGACCCGAGCATTCCCGAATTCGAGTTCGACCCCGACCGCACCACGCAGGTGCTGCTGAACCTGGTGCGCAACGCCGCGCAGGCGATGAACGGCAAGGGCACCCTCACGCTGCGCACCCGGATCGAGTCGGCGTACCACCTGGAGCGCGTCGGACCCGAGCGCGCGCGGCTGGTGCGGATCGACGTCGAGGACACCGGGCCCGGCATTCCCGACGAAGACCTGCCGCTCCTGTTCACGCCGTTCTTCACGCGGCGCAGCGGCGGCACCGGGCTCGGGCTCGCGATCGCGCAACACTGGACGGTGAAGCAGGGCGGGCGGATCGTGGTCACGAGCCGGGTCGGAATGGGCACGCGAATGCGCGTCGAGCTGCCGCTGCGAAGGCCCGCATGA
- a CDS encoding response regulator: protein MQTGQIRVLIVEDHELVRRSLASAARTWGGEVLEAGSVRDGLDQLELRPDLVMVDVMLPDGSGRTVVEKAVTMRPAPAVIAMSGEASAEEAFELARLGARRYLPKPISLEDLAAAFEATLADHPDLAPVVAAHVGHTPMRQVLEKVRGVMVDEALARENGSRSGAARRLGVSRQAVQQAVRLIELAQARGERRGRE, encoded by the coding sequence ATGCAGACTGGACAGATCCGCGTGCTGATCGTCGAGGACCACGAACTGGTGCGGCGGTCGCTCGCGAGCGCAGCGCGCACCTGGGGCGGCGAGGTGCTCGAGGCCGGCTCGGTTCGCGACGGTCTCGATCAGCTCGAGCTCCGCCCGGACCTGGTCATGGTCGACGTGATGCTCCCGGACGGGAGCGGCCGAACGGTCGTCGAGAAGGCCGTGACGATGCGGCCGGCGCCGGCGGTGATCGCGATGAGCGGCGAAGCGTCTGCGGAGGAGGCCTTCGAGCTCGCCCGGCTCGGCGCGCGCCGCTACCTGCCCAAGCCGATCTCGCTCGAAGACCTGGCCGCGGCCTTCGAGGCGACCCTCGCCGACCATCCCGACCTCGCGCCGGTGGTCGCCGCGCATGTCGGTCACACGCCGATGCGGCAGGTGCTCGAGAAGGTGCGCGGCGTGATGGTCGACGAGGCGCTCGCGCGCGAGAACGGAAGCCGCAGCGGCGCGGCGAGGCGACTCGGCGTGAGTCGGCAGGCCGTGCAGCAGGCGGTGCGGCTGATCGAGCTCGCCCAGGCCCGGGGAGAGCGCCGCGGACGCGAATGA
- a CDS encoding molybdopterin molybdotransferase MoeA, whose amino-acid sequence MREAGVEAERSSVGVAEARELILAALPALGAESVGLERATGRVLAEEIRAQVRIPPEDNSAMDGYALRAADASSAPSLLRVVDDLPAGRRSLRAIGPGEAARIMTGAAIPEGADAVVMIEDTATEGDRVRVRRAVAAGQHIRRAGSDVDPGTLVASPGDRLRPPLVGMLAALGRSQLLVRARPRVAVLATGDELVEPDRLRDDGRIASSNSYTLAAGLREIGAEPVYLGIAPDDPDAIAARLREALRCDAVISTGGVSVGDHDWIKQVLTGLGGEMRLWRIRMRPGAPLAFATVGGRPIFALPGNPVSTLVTFEQFVRPGLLRMMGHRRVYRPVEPAVLDESYEKPAGRAHFVRVVLERRADGLHARPTGEQASNILLSMVRADALAFVAEDLTHLPVGSRVPVQLLHSDDLREEPGL is encoded by the coding sequence ATGCGCGAGGCCGGTGTCGAGGCGGAGCGGTCTTCGGTCGGCGTGGCCGAGGCGCGCGAGCTGATTCTCGCCGCGCTGCCCGCGCTCGGAGCGGAGTCCGTGGGCCTCGAGCGTGCGACCGGGCGCGTGCTGGCCGAGGAGATCCGCGCGCAGGTCAGGATCCCGCCCGAGGACAACTCGGCCATGGACGGCTACGCGCTCCGCGCCGCGGACGCTTCGAGCGCGCCGTCACTTCTGCGTGTCGTCGACGACCTTCCCGCGGGGCGCAGAAGCCTCCGCGCGATCGGCCCCGGCGAGGCGGCGCGGATCATGACGGGAGCGGCGATTCCCGAAGGCGCGGACGCGGTGGTGATGATCGAGGACACCGCGACCGAGGGCGACCGGGTTCGCGTCCGCCGCGCTGTCGCGGCCGGGCAGCACATCCGCCGCGCGGGGTCCGACGTGGACCCGGGCACGCTCGTCGCGAGCCCCGGCGACCGCCTGCGCCCGCCGCTCGTCGGCATGCTCGCCGCGCTCGGGCGCTCGCAGCTACTGGTGCGCGCGCGTCCGCGCGTGGCCGTGCTCGCGACCGGCGACGAGCTCGTCGAGCCCGACCGGCTGCGCGACGACGGCCGGATCGCGAGCTCGAACTCCTACACGCTGGCCGCGGGCCTGCGCGAGATCGGCGCGGAGCCGGTGTACCTGGGCATCGCGCCCGACGATCCCGACGCGATCGCGGCGCGCTTGCGCGAGGCGCTCCGCTGCGACGCGGTGATCTCCACCGGCGGCGTCTCGGTCGGCGACCACGACTGGATCAAGCAGGTGCTGACCGGGCTCGGCGGCGAGATGCGTCTCTGGCGCATTCGCATGCGGCCCGGCGCGCCGCTCGCGTTCGCGACCGTGGGCGGACGGCCGATCTTCGCGCTGCCCGGAAATCCCGTCTCGACGCTGGTCACGTTCGAGCAGTTCGTGCGCCCGGGCCTGCTGCGGATGATGGGACACAGACGCGTGTACCGTCCGGTCGAGCCGGCGGTTCTCGACGAGAGCTACGAGAAGCCGGCCGGCCGCGCGCATTTCGTGCGCGTCGTGCTCGAGCGGCGCGCGGACGGCCTGCACGCGCGGCCGACCGGCGAGCAGGCCTCGAACATCCTGCTCTCGATGGTGCGGGCGGATGCGCTCGCCTTCGTGGCCGAGGACCTGACGCATCTGCCGGTGGGCTCTCGAGTTCCCGTGCAGCTGCTGCACTCCGACGATCTGCGCGAAGAGCCCGGGCTTTGA
- the thiE gene encoding thiamine phosphate synthase, with protein sequence MVTRPAIERVRGVYVLVDDDPRWRNDVRAQLEGALSGGAAVVQLRLKHLGDGDALSLAREARRRAHEAGALLFVNDRFDLALLAGADGVHLGQDDLAPERLPADARARLLVGLSTHTLEQVRESRARPVDYVAFGPVFGTASKTSEYAPRGLDRLREAVALAGRPLVAIGGISAANAPDVRACGAVAAALISAIADASDPAEATRYLGALLLGSPPGRS encoded by the coding sequence ATCGTGACGCGCCCCGCGATCGAGAGGGTTCGCGGCGTCTACGTCCTCGTCGACGACGATCCGCGCTGGCGCAACGACGTGCGCGCGCAGCTCGAAGGCGCGCTCTCGGGCGGCGCAGCCGTGGTCCAGCTGCGGCTGAAGCACCTGGGCGACGGGGACGCGCTCTCGCTCGCGCGCGAGGCGCGACGAAGGGCGCACGAGGCGGGCGCGCTGCTGTTCGTGAACGACCGCTTCGACCTCGCGCTTCTCGCGGGCGCGGACGGCGTGCACCTGGGGCAGGACGATCTCGCGCCCGAGCGGCTTCCCGCCGACGCGCGAGCGCGGCTCCTCGTCGGGCTCTCGACCCACACGCTCGAGCAGGTTCGCGAGAGCCGGGCACGACCGGTCGACTACGTCGCCTTCGGCCCGGTGTTCGGAACCGCCTCGAAGACCTCGGAGTACGCGCCGCGCGGGCTCGATCGCCTGCGCGAAGCGGTCGCGCTCGCAGGCCGGCCGCTGGTCGCGATCGGCGGGATCAGCGCCGCGAACGCGCCGGACGTGCGCGCCTGCGGAGCGGTCGCCGCCGCGCTGATCTCCGCGATCGCCGACGCCAGCGACCCCGCGGAGGCGACGCGTTACCTTGGGGCGCTCCTGCTCGGATCACCCCCCGGGAGAAGCTAG
- a CDS encoding Cys/Met metabolism pyridoxal-phosphate-dependent enzyme: TYLYACTEWIDDAFQGKELLHEIYSRLMNPTSTCLANHVVDVECGGLAGEYFAWNFNSGMAAIDAVLAHLVGYRDVVLASRNVYGGAHQLLQDWYGKRSNLDIAVRFFDGTGTADFAAALARTREELGDRISQGRRIYVYLESPCNPHGYVLDVPGICRAAHEAGLEVICDSTVGTPFLHPVLRRSDPRERPDFVIHSYTKDLVGTGTTTAGVAIARNERMFLPKGSSLEAPGPDGRMRRYDWSDTLFWNVYYVKGAFLDADKAFEVINGMRTLELRMLQKCIGTRVLAGVLARHPAIHVRCNAVPGDENAELRERLLYLGLPAPLFTIDFPGGPGEATPIGIEAFKRFFDCLEPSFGLQVSLGQTNTVVLCPALTSHSELDADALRAAGISKTTIRIAVGDEDPRTLLAHFIRAAQLALDPIRPGFSAGFPSPEEIDAFWRETYTETHRRHVAAQPSMATLLV; the protein is encoded by the coding sequence ACCTACCTGTACGCGTGCACGGAGTGGATCGACGACGCGTTCCAGGGCAAGGAGCTCCTGCACGAGATCTACTCGCGGCTGATGAACCCGACCTCGACGTGCCTCGCGAACCACGTCGTCGATGTCGAGTGCGGGGGGCTGGCCGGCGAGTACTTCGCCTGGAACTTCAACTCCGGAATGGCCGCGATCGACGCCGTGCTCGCGCACCTGGTCGGCTACCGCGACGTCGTGCTCGCCAGCCGCAACGTCTACGGCGGCGCGCACCAGCTGCTGCAGGACTGGTACGGAAAGCGCAGCAACCTCGACATCGCGGTGCGCTTCTTCGACGGAACCGGCACGGCCGACTTCGCGGCCGCGCTGGCGCGTACCCGCGAGGAGCTCGGCGACCGGATCTCGCAGGGCCGACGCATCTACGTGTACCTGGAGTCGCCCTGCAATCCGCACGGCTACGTGCTCGACGTCCCGGGGATCTGCCGCGCCGCGCACGAAGCGGGCCTCGAGGTGATCTGCGATTCGACCGTCGGCACGCCGTTCCTGCACCCGGTGCTGCGCCGCTCCGACCCGCGGGAGCGGCCGGACTTCGTGATCCACTCCTACACGAAGGACCTGGTCGGCACCGGCACGACCACCGCGGGCGTCGCGATCGCGAGAAACGAGCGCATGTTCCTGCCGAAGGGGTCCTCGCTCGAGGCGCCCGGCCCCGACGGTCGCATGCGGCGCTACGACTGGAGCGACACGCTGTTCTGGAACGTCTACTACGTGAAGGGCGCGTTCCTCGACGCGGACAAGGCGTTCGAGGTGATCAACGGCATGCGCACGCTCGAGCTGCGCATGCTGCAGAAGTGCATCGGGACGCGGGTGCTGGCGGGGGTGCTCGCGCGCCATCCGGCAATCCACGTGCGCTGCAACGCGGTGCCGGGCGACGAGAACGCGGAGCTCCGGGAGCGATTGCTCTACCTGGGGCTTCCTGCGCCGCTGTTCACGATCGACTTCCCCGGCGGGCCGGGCGAGGCGACACCGATCGGGATCGAGGCGTTCAAGCGCTTCTTCGACTGTCTGGAGCCGAGCTTCGGGCTGCAGGTGAGCCTCGGGCAGACGAACACGGTGGTGCTCTGCCCGGCGCTCACGAGCCACTCCGAGCTCGACGCCGACGCGCTGCGCGCGGCGGGAATCTCGAAGACCACGATCCGGATCGCGGTCGGCGACGAAGACCCGCGCACGCTGCTCGCGCACTTCATCCGCGCGGCGCAGCTCGCGCTCGATCCGATCCGTCCCGGCTTCTCGGCGGGCTTTCCTTCGCCCGAGGAGATCGACGCATTCTGGCGCGAGACCTACACCGAAACGCACCGGCGCCACGTGGCGGCGCAGCCTTCGATGGCCACGCTGCTGGTGTGA